The DNA region CCTGACCGATGAGATTTACGTTGGCTCCGTGGTGGTGAATCAGGGCAATGGCCGCGCCTTTGAACCTGGTGTTGGCCGCGAGCTGCAAGTAGGCGTGCAACTTAATCGTCGCTGGTAAGCCATCGCTCGATATCTTATAGCAATAAAAAAGCCACCTTCTGGTGGCTTTTTTAATAGCGGTTATTTAACTCTTAAGTTTTTTCAGTAGCTGCTCGGCAACTGCCTCTGAACTCGCCGGGTTCTGGCCCGTGATCAGATTGCCATCCACCACAGCGTAGGGCTTCCAATCATCAACTTTTTCATAAAGGCCGCCCAACTCTTTTAACTTATCTTCCAGCAAGAATGGCACTACGTCGGTTAGCCCAACCGCAGCCTCTTCGCTATTGGTAAAACCACTTACTTTACGGCCTTTTACGAGCGGCTCACCCGCCGGCGTTTTGGCGTTCACTAGTACGGCAGGCGCATGGCAAACTGCAGCGACTGGCTTTTCTTGTTCCCAAAATTGTTGAATGAGACCAATGGATAAGGGGTCTTGGCTTAAATCCCATAGCGGACCATGACCTCCTGGATAGAAAATCGCATCGAATTCATCCGCTGTCACATCACTTAATTTGAGCGTGTTGGCAAGTTGCGTCATTGCTGCTTCGTCTTCAAACAAACGTACCGTTGCATTCGTCTGTGCATCAGCTTGTTCACTATTCGGATCAATTGGCGGCTGTCCACCTTTCGGGCTGGCTAACACGACTTCAGCGCCAGCATCTTTAAAGGCGTAGTAGGGCGCGGCAAATTCTTCCGCCCAAAAACCCGTTTTATGGTCACTGTCACCGAGCTGCTCGTGCGAAGTTAAAACCATTAAAATTTTCATGAGCTTGCTCCTATTTTATTGCTTCGTGTTAGAGTTACATGGATGCTACAACATACTTTTTCAAGTAAGGAACAGATCACATGGCAATCGCGTGGAAGCCTGTTGAACCCAGTTATAAAACTTATCTTCAACTCATCGTACTTATCGACATGCTCATACTCGCAGCTATCGGTATCGGTATTTATGTGTTTGTCCCCACCACCAGTTGGTTACCAAACCCGCTCTGGTTCGGTATTCCATGGGTTGCTTTGACGCTGTTTTTTGGATTGTTTTGGTCCGCGCGCCGATTCCAATTTACCGCCTATGCTCGCACTGCTGAAGCGATGTATTTACGCCGTGGTGCACTTTGGCGATTAACGCGTGCCGTTCCTTTGAACCGCATACAACATGTTGAAGTTCGGCAAGGCTTCATTGAGCGCACGCTCGGTCTAGCCCATTTGACACTTTATACAGCAGGGAGCGGCGGTGCCGATTTAAGTATTCCTGGCTTAAAACTCAATGATGCTGAGCAGATGAAAGCATCTCTGGTGAATACAATTGCTGACGAACCGACAGAAGATGATGACCATGCCTGAGCTAACTTGGCAACGCACGCCACTTCTTACCATCGGCTTCTTTATTGCAAAAGAAGTACGTCATTTGATTCGTAATATCACGAATTTATTGCCGGTACTCGCCGTGATATTTGTCAGCAACAGTGCGTGGTTATCTTATGCGGTTGGAGGTGGTTACCTCGCCTTCATTATTATTAGTGCCATTCTTAATCACCACTTCTTTTTGTACGCGCTTGCTGATGATGCGGTGCATCTGCGTACAGGCGTATTCGGAAAGAAAAGCCTGACCTTAAAATATGAGCGCATTCAACAAGCAGAGATCGACCAAAGTTGGTATTTCCGACCATTCGGTTTAGTTATTTTACGCGTGGATAGTGCCGGTTCGGCTGGAAAAGAAGTCGAGATTCCAGGCTTATCCATCGACGCCGCTCAGCAGCTTCGGCAACGTATGCTGTCACACGCACACAGCAACCATCGCGAACCAGAGGCAGGAGAAATTGAACTGAAAAGTGAAGCGTCTCCAGAGACTGAGGTTGTCTTCTCGTTAAAAGAAATCATCCGCGCTGGCATTATGGACAATAAGATCTTCGTGCTGCTGGCTGTACTCATCTATCCGCTCTCGCAAACCGATGTTTTAGAGGAAACTGTGGTGCCTTGGCTAGAGGCCAATATCGCGTTTCTTGAAGAAAGTTTATGGTTAAACGTCGCACTCATTGTAGCCGCGCCGATAGTACTCTTTGTGCTAGCTATCGGGGTCACATTAGTACGTTATTACAATCTGCACTTCAGTATCCTCAACAAGCGCTATCAAGCAAAAGCTGGTTTATTTACCATTCGCACCGTCAGTTTTCGCTATCAAAAGCTACAGCGAGTTCAACTTCGACAAAACCTACGAGGGCGTTTACTCAAGCGCTTTAGTCTGCGAGTGAGTCAACTACAACCCTCCGCTCACGCCCAGCAGCAAACAGGTAACGCATCGTTCATTTTACCGGTACTGACCCAATCATTGGTCAGCAATCTCTGTCAATGGTTGCAACTGCCGCGCCATACCAATCTGAATTGGCAGCGGATTCCTTTTATCGCGTTGCTGAGTCCGTCATTTTGGATTGCGCTTGTTGCCCCTAGCGCTTTGGCGGCTGCTTACTTTAATGACGTGCCACTGACATGGAGTTTGCTCGGTGCCGTTTCGCTTTGGCTGATGTTGCAAAGTTACGCTATTGCTCGCTGGCGCAACTACGGTTTTACCTTCGATAACGGCTGGTTGGCGATAAAGCGCGGCGTGTTTGGGCGTAAAGAAAATTGGTATCCATTGTACAAAGTACAGCAAATTGATGTTTACCAATCGCCCTGGCTACGATTATTAGGTTATGCCGATATTCTTGTGCATACCGCCGCCGGTGCTGAAGTGATTAAGTATCAGCCGGCGCAGCTAGCCAAACAACTGCAACAGGATTGGACGGGACAAATCGGACGAAATCACCAGCGCTGGTTGTAAGGTGGGAGTTAGGTCATGAAACGCCTAATTAATACTCCCAACCCGTTTCATGGCGCCCCAATGATGTTTTCGTCCACGTGCCCATTGCCAAAAGCCGCGCATACGCCACCAACTATTGAGCTGTCGGTAACCAAAGTTTTCCAAAACAGCGACCACGATAAGTTGTGCGAGTGCGCGATTTGAAGAGTAGGTTTTGAATGTCAGTTCTTCGAGTATTAACGAAAAAACGGACATTAATACACCAAATCCAAAAGCTGCGACA from Pseudidiomarina andamanensis includes:
- a CDS encoding type 1 glutamine amidotransferase domain-containing protein — translated: MKILMVLTSHEQLGDSDHKTGFWAEEFAAPYYAFKDAGAEVVLASPKGGQPPIDPNSEQADAQTNATVRLFEDEAAMTQLANTLKLSDVTADEFDAIFYPGGHGPLWDLSQDPLSIGLIQQFWEQEKPVAAVCHAPAVLVNAKTPAGEPLVKGRKVSGFTNSEEAAVGLTDVVPFLLEDKLKELGGLYEKVDDWKPYAVVDGNLITGQNPASSEAVAEQLLKKLKS
- a CDS encoding PH domain-containing protein, which gives rise to MAIAWKPVEPSYKTYLQLIVLIDMLILAAIGIGIYVFVPTTSWLPNPLWFGIPWVALTLFFGLFWSARRFQFTAYARTAEAMYLRRGALWRLTRAVPLNRIQHVEVRQGFIERTLGLAHLTLYTAGSGGADLSIPGLKLNDAEQMKASLVNTIADEPTEDDDHA
- a CDS encoding PH domain-containing protein → MPELTWQRTPLLTIGFFIAKEVRHLIRNITNLLPVLAVIFVSNSAWLSYAVGGGYLAFIIISAILNHHFFLYALADDAVHLRTGVFGKKSLTLKYERIQQAEIDQSWYFRPFGLVILRVDSAGSAGKEVEIPGLSIDAAQQLRQRMLSHAHSNHREPEAGEIELKSEASPETEVVFSLKEIIRAGIMDNKIFVLLAVLIYPLSQTDVLEETVVPWLEANIAFLEESLWLNVALIVAAPIVLFVLAIGVTLVRYYNLHFSILNKRYQAKAGLFTIRTVSFRYQKLQRVQLRQNLRGRLLKRFSLRVSQLQPSAHAQQQTGNASFILPVLTQSLVSNLCQWLQLPRHTNLNWQRIPFIALLSPSFWIALVAPSALAAAYFNDVPLTWSLLGAVSLWLMLQSYAIARWRNYGFTFDNGWLAIKRGVFGRKENWYPLYKVQQIDVYQSPWLRLLGYADILVHTAAGAEVIKYQPAQLAKQLQQDWTGQIGRNHQRWL